A genomic window from Halorubrum lacusprofundi ATCC 49239 includes:
- a CDS encoding helicase C-terminal domain-containing protein, which yields MDPDRIPAEFPAPSFRGAQEQALADIRDAFAADNDVVLVRAPTGSGKSLLARAIMGASATVDETAPSEATGAYYTTPQVSQIDDVEADDLLDDLAVIRGKSNYDCILPGEHDTPVNRAPCVRQQGFDCSVKHRCPYFSDRAIASGNRYAAMTLAYFMRTAGSEVFRKRDVVVIDEAHGLAEWAEMYATIELSPGRVPVWDEVGVPDVAADAGPEEDALDRTARFAASLRDTAKRAKDELTGRPELDREEVARRDRLQELISELGWFLEDYRDSQSPTTWVVDQPDGEGSALAIKPLDPARYLQHTVWDRGNKFALLSATILSKEAFCRGVGLNPANVALVDVEHTFPLSHRPLYDVTQGSMTYEHRDETVPKIARLIVRLMAEHPDEKGLIHAHSYDIAGRLTELLGEFGVAARVRRHDRANRDAELAAWKASDDPEVFVSVKMEEALDLKGDLCRWQVVCKAPYRNTNDSRVARRLADDQWAWYHRTALRTVIQACGRVVRAPDDYGATYLADDSLLDLFDRAKADTPPWFRDQIDAMTTPTLPDFDPTAALAGIDAEPSGPSRAARRGGTALGGGSAGSGLGGSGSLKGGGSHAGDSTASGEAETADGTNDGGGTTRTRSEADAERRENHPLSDIWGDG from the coding sequence GTGGACCCCGATCGGATCCCCGCCGAGTTCCCCGCCCCGAGCTTTCGAGGGGCACAGGAGCAGGCGCTCGCGGACATCCGCGACGCGTTCGCCGCCGACAACGATGTGGTGTTGGTGCGTGCGCCGACCGGCAGCGGCAAGTCCCTGCTCGCGCGGGCCATCATGGGCGCGTCGGCCACCGTCGACGAGACGGCCCCGAGCGAGGCGACCGGCGCCTACTACACGACCCCGCAGGTGTCGCAGATCGACGACGTAGAGGCGGATGACCTGCTCGACGACTTGGCGGTCATTCGGGGAAAATCGAACTACGACTGCATCCTCCCCGGCGAGCACGACACGCCGGTCAACCGCGCCCCCTGCGTCCGTCAGCAGGGGTTCGACTGCTCCGTGAAACACCGGTGTCCGTACTTCTCCGACCGCGCCATCGCCTCCGGGAACCGCTACGCCGCCATGACCCTCGCGTACTTCATGCGGACCGCCGGCTCGGAGGTGTTCCGCAAGCGCGACGTGGTCGTGATCGACGAGGCCCACGGGCTCGCGGAGTGGGCGGAGATGTACGCGACGATCGAGCTCTCGCCCGGCCGCGTGCCGGTGTGGGACGAGGTTGGCGTCCCCGACGTGGCGGCCGACGCCGGCCCCGAGGAGGATGCGCTCGACCGCACCGCCCGATTCGCCGCGTCGCTTCGCGACACCGCCAAGCGGGCGAAAGACGAGCTGACCGGCCGGCCAGAGCTCGACCGCGAGGAGGTCGCACGCCGGGACCGCCTGCAGGAGCTTATCTCGGAGCTCGGCTGGTTCTTAGAGGACTACCGCGACTCGCAGTCGCCGACGACGTGGGTCGTCGACCAGCCCGACGGCGAGGGATCTGCGCTCGCGATCAAGCCGCTGGACCCGGCCCGCTACCTCCAACACACCGTGTGGGACCGTGGGAACAAATTCGCGCTGCTGTCCGCCACCATCCTCTCGAAGGAGGCGTTCTGCCGCGGAGTCGGTCTCAACCCCGCGAACGTCGCCCTCGTCGACGTCGAGCACACGTTCCCGCTCTCGCACCGGCCACTGTACGACGTGACGCAGGGATCGATGACCTACGAACACCGCGACGAGACGGTCCCGAAGATCGCCCGCCTGATCGTCCGATTGATGGCAGAACACCCGGACGAGAAGGGGTTGATCCACGCGCACTCGTACGACATCGCCGGTCGGCTCACCGAGTTGCTCGGCGAGTTCGGCGTCGCCGCGCGAGTCCGGCGGCACGACCGAGCGAACCGGGACGCGGAGCTGGCGGCGTGGAAGGCGAGCGACGATCCGGAGGTGTTCGTCTCGGTGAAGATGGAGGAGGCGCTCGATCTGAAAGGCGACCTCTGTCGCTGGCAAGTGGTGTGTAAGGCGCCGTACCGCAACACCAACGACTCTCGGGTCGCTCGACGACTCGCCGACGACCAGTGGGCGTGGTACCACCGGACCGCGCTCCGGACCGTCATTCAGGCGTGCGGGCGGGTCGTCCGCGCGCCCGACGACTACGGCGCGACGTACCTCGCGGACGACTCACTGTTAGACCTCTTCGACCGCGCGAAGGCCGACACCCCGCCCTGGTTCCGCGACCAGATCGACGCGATGACGACGCCGACGCTGCCCGACTTCGATCCCACCGCCGCGCTCGCCGGGATCGACGCCGAGCCGAGCGGTCCGTCACGGGCGGCCCGTCGTGGAGGAACGGCCCTCGGTGGAGGGTCGGCCGGGAGCGGCTTGGGCGGAAGCGGGAGCCTCAAGGGCGGCGGCTCGCATGCGGGCGACTCGACCGCGTCCGGCGAGGCGGAGACGGCCGACGGGACGAACGACGGGGGCGGAACGACGCGTACGCGCTCGGAGGCGGACGCCGAGCGCCGGGAGAACCACCCGCTCTCCGATATCTGGGGCGACGGCTAG
- a CDS encoding UPF0175 family protein encodes MATNGLSTALTLYGARTLTLSQAAAQAGLSEAEFVEQLERRGIEVTDSERAAALGNEQPARAD; translated from the coding sequence ATGGCTACGAACGGGCTGTCGACCGCGCTGACGCTGTACGGTGCGCGAACGCTGACACTCTCTCAGGCCGCCGCGCAGGCCGGCCTCAGCGAGGCGGAGTTCGTCGAGCAGTTGGAGCGCCGCGGCATCGAGGTGACCGATTCGGAGCGCGCCGCCGCGCTCGGGAACGAACAGCCCGCCCGCGCCGACTGA
- a CDS encoding 60S ribosomal export protein NMD3, giving the protein MSESREFCPRCGDTVPERREPLPGDPGGRDALLCDDCYFEDFELVDAPDRIEVLVCSGCGAVRRGESWRDVGARDYTDVAVDEVAEALGVHVDAEDVEWGVEPEQVDENNVRMHCRFSGIVRGTLRSAEVTVPVKISRGTCDRCGRIAGGYYAGIVQVRADERDLTPAERAEALDIAETYVADQEADGDREAFITEVKETDDGPDIKLSSNRLAQNVATRITEALGGSFESYPTLVTEDGDGNEVYRVTFAVRLPRYAAGEVIDPEDGDGPVLVTSVSGRLRGVRLVTGAEYTSEFEDAAAPDATRLGRRDDAAETTVVTVEDENAIQVLDPVTYEAKTVPNPDFVDGDADSVLAFEHGGKVHLVPEE; this is encoded by the coding sequence ATGAGCGAGTCGCGAGAGTTCTGTCCCCGGTGTGGCGACACCGTCCCGGAGCGGCGCGAGCCGCTTCCCGGCGACCCCGGCGGACGGGACGCGCTGCTGTGTGACGACTGCTACTTCGAGGACTTCGAGCTGGTCGACGCGCCCGACCGGATCGAGGTGCTGGTCTGTTCCGGCTGCGGCGCGGTCCGCCGCGGCGAGTCGTGGCGGGACGTGGGTGCACGCGACTACACCGACGTCGCCGTCGACGAGGTCGCGGAGGCGCTCGGGGTCCACGTCGACGCCGAAGACGTCGAGTGGGGCGTCGAGCCCGAGCAGGTCGACGAGAACAACGTCCGGATGCACTGCCGCTTCTCGGGGATCGTCCGCGGGACGCTCCGCTCCGCGGAGGTGACGGTCCCCGTGAAGATCTCACGAGGGACCTGCGACCGCTGCGGTCGGATCGCCGGCGGCTACTACGCCGGGATCGTGCAGGTGCGCGCGGACGAACGTGATCTGACGCCCGCGGAGCGCGCCGAGGCACTCGACATCGCCGAGACGTACGTCGCCGACCAGGAGGCCGACGGCGACCGCGAGGCGTTCATCACGGAGGTCAAAGAGACCGACGACGGGCCGGACATCAAGCTCTCCTCGAACCGGCTCGCGCAGAACGTCGCGACGCGGATCACGGAGGCGCTCGGCGGGAGCTTCGAGTCGTACCCGACGCTCGTCACCGAGGACGGCGACGGCAACGAGGTGTACCGGGTGACCTTTGCGGTCCGGCTCCCGCGCTACGCCGCGGGCGAGGTCATCGACCCCGAGGACGGCGACGGCCCCGTGCTCGTCACGAGCGTCTCCGGCCGGCTTCGGGGCGTCCGCCTCGTCACGGGTGCGGAGTACACCTCCGAGTTCGAGGACGCAGCGGCCCCCGACGCGACCCGGCTCGGGCGCCGGGACGACGCCGCGGAGACGACCGTGGTGACGGTGGAAGACGAGAACGCGATCCAGGTGCTCGACCCGGTCACCTACGAGGCGAAGACGGTCCCGAACCCGGACTTCGTCGACGGCGACGCCGACTCGGTGCTCGCGTTCGAACACGGCGGAAAGGTCCACCTCGTCCCCGAAGAGTAG
- a CDS encoding DNA-binding protein, protein MSENPDDERLEELREKKMQELREREQGGGADAEAQQEAQQRAEAQQEAVLKQYLTDGARQRLNAVAMSKPEFGDKVKQQVAALAQSGRIQGQIDEDQMRDLLKELQPDQQSFDIRRR, encoded by the coding sequence ATGAGTGAGAACCCCGACGACGAACGGCTCGAAGAGCTGCGAGAGAAGAAGATGCAGGAGCTTCGCGAGCGCGAACAGGGCGGCGGCGCCGACGCCGAGGCGCAACAGGAGGCCCAACAGCGCGCCGAGGCGCAACAGGAGGCCGTGCTCAAACAGTACCTCACCGACGGCGCGCGCCAGCGGCTCAACGCGGTCGCGATGTCGAAGCCGGAGTTCGGTGATAAGGTGAAACAGCAGGTCGCGGCACTCGCACAGAGCGGCCGGATCCAGGGACAGATCGACGAAGACCAGATGCGCGACCTCCTGAAGGAACTCCAACCCGACCAGCAGAGCTTCGACATTCGGCGGCGATAG
- a CDS encoding alpha hydrolase: MELALLYSGGKDSSLAAHLLDRFYDVRCVTGSFGLTDDWKHAERAAAELGFPFERVELDRGVAEEAIQTMIDDGYPRNGIQRVHEHALETIASRDADAIADGTRRDDRVPTVSRAQAQSLEDRHAVDYISPLSGFGRHAVDRLVEETFDVQQGPSEEVPKADYEDELRTLIADEHGEETVSEVFPDHNQTYVHGRND; this comes from the coding sequence ATGGAGCTCGCGCTGCTGTACAGCGGGGGGAAAGACTCCTCGCTCGCCGCCCACCTGCTCGACCGGTTCTACGACGTGCGCTGCGTCACCGGCAGCTTCGGGCTCACGGACGACTGGAAGCACGCCGAGCGCGCGGCCGCGGAGCTGGGCTTCCCCTTCGAGCGCGTCGAGCTCGACCGCGGCGTCGCCGAGGAGGCGATCCAGACGATGATCGACGACGGCTACCCCCGAAACGGGATCCAGCGCGTCCACGAGCACGCCTTAGAGACGATCGCGAGCCGCGACGCTGACGCGATTGCCGACGGCACGCGCCGCGACGACCGGGTCCCCACGGTGTCGCGCGCGCAAGCGCAGAGCCTGGAGGATCGCCACGCCGTCGACTACATCTCCCCGCTTTCGGGGTTCGGTCGCCACGCCGTCGACCGCCTCGTCGAGGAGACGTTCGACGTCCAGCAGGGGCCGAGCGAGGAGGTTCCCAAGGCCGACTACGAGGACGAGCTCCGGACGCTCATCGCCGACGAACACGGTGAGGAGACCGTCAGCGAGGTGTTCCCGGACCACAACCAGACGTACGTACACGGCCGGAACGACTGA
- a CDS encoding ferritin-like domain-containing protein: MSSERVVELLKTAYADEIETVMNYQTNAIVLDGVRAEEIKESLKQDVQEELGHAEQLGQRLKQLDARPPGSAEFTAKQDSLQPPEDSTDVLAVINGVLDAEEGAIATYHDLIDAAEDADDPVSEDLAVTLLSDEEAHRTEFRGFQKEYQQD, translated from the coding sequence ATGTCATCTGAACGAGTCGTCGAGCTGCTCAAAACGGCGTACGCCGATGAGATCGAGACCGTGATGAACTACCAGACAAACGCCATCGTCCTCGACGGCGTCCGCGCCGAGGAGATCAAAGAGAGTCTGAAACAGGATGTCCAAGAGGAGCTCGGACACGCCGAACAGCTGGGGCAGCGGCTCAAACAGCTCGATGCGCGGCCCCCGGGATCGGCCGAGTTCACGGCCAAGCAGGACTCGCTACAGCCGCCCGAGGACTCGACCGACGTACTGGCGGTTATCAACGGCGTGCTCGACGCCGAGGAGGGCGCGATCGCGACGTACCACGATCTGATCGACGCCGCCGAGGACGCGGACGATCCGGTCTCCGAGGACCTCGCCGTGACGCTCCTCTCCGACGAGGAGGCCCATCGGACCGAGTTCCGCGGATTCCAGAAGGAGTACCAACAGGACTAG
- the hisS gene encoding histidine--tRNA ligase, whose protein sequence is MYDGLKGFRDFYPGEQSARREVTDAIEDAASRYGFREIATPALERTEMYVDKSGEEIVEELYAFEDKGGRGVSMTPELTPTVARMVVAKGQELSKPIKWMSTRPFWRYEQVQQGRFREFYQTNIDVFGSSAPEADAEVLAVAADALTDLGLTNDDFEFRVSHRDILGGLVRALAADPDAVDTKAAIRAVDKRAKVDDGEYLGLLSDAGLDRATAQEFDDLISDVETVDDLDAVAEAGGEDVEAAVENLRNVLAAADDFGAGAFCEVSLTTARGLDYYTGVVFECFDSTGEVSRSVFGGGRYDDLIESFGGQPTPAVGVAPGHAPLSLLCQRAGVWPDEELTTDYYVLSVGDTRSEATALARDLRALGDDVVVEQDVSGRSFGAQLGYADSINAETVVVVGERDLENGEYTVKDMASGDETTVPVEEFPPEGGEELPTYEDYE, encoded by the coding sequence ATGTACGACGGCCTCAAGGGATTCCGCGATTTCTACCCCGGCGAGCAGTCGGCCCGCCGCGAGGTGACGGACGCGATCGAGGACGCCGCGAGTCGGTACGGCTTCCGAGAGATCGCCACCCCCGCGCTCGAACGGACAGAAATGTACGTCGACAAGTCCGGCGAGGAGATCGTCGAGGAGCTGTACGCCTTCGAGGATAAGGGCGGCCGCGGCGTCTCGATGACCCCGGAGCTCACGCCGACCGTCGCCCGGATGGTGGTCGCGAAGGGCCAAGAGCTCTCGAAGCCCATCAAGTGGATGTCCACCCGCCCGTTCTGGCGCTACGAACAGGTCCAACAGGGTCGGTTCCGCGAGTTCTACCAGACGAACATCGACGTGTTCGGCTCGTCGGCGCCCGAGGCCGACGCCGAGGTGCTGGCGGTGGCTGCCGATGCGCTCACGGATCTGGGGCTCACCAATGACGACTTCGAGTTCCGCGTCTCCCACCGCGACATCCTCGGTGGGCTGGTTCGGGCGCTCGCGGCCGACCCCGACGCGGTCGACACGAAGGCCGCGATCCGCGCGGTCGACAAGCGCGCGAAGGTCGACGACGGCGAGTACCTCGGGCTCCTCTCAGATGCCGGGCTGGACCGCGCGACCGCCCAGGAGTTCGACGACCTCATCTCGGACGTGGAGACCGTCGACGACCTTGACGCGGTCGCCGAGGCCGGCGGCGAGGATGTCGAGGCGGCAGTCGAGAACCTCCGGAACGTGCTCGCCGCCGCCGACGACTTCGGCGCCGGAGCGTTCTGTGAGGTCTCGCTGACGACCGCCCGCGGGCTCGACTACTACACCGGCGTCGTCTTCGAATGCTTCGACTCCACCGGCGAGGTGTCCCGCTCCGTCTTCGGCGGCGGGCGCTACGACGACCTCATCGAGAGCTTCGGCGGCCAACCCACCCCCGCGGTCGGGGTCGCGCCCGGTCACGCCCCCCTCTCGTTGCTCTGTCAGCGCGCCGGCGTGTGGCCCGACGAGGAGCTGACGACCGACTACTACGTGCTCAGCGTGGGCGACACGCGCTCGGAGGCGACCGCGCTCGCACGCGATCTCCGCGCGCTCGGCGACGACGTGGTCGTCGAACAGGACGTCTCCGGCCGGTCGTTCGGCGCGCAGCTCGGTTACGCCGACTCGATCAACGCGGAGACGGTGGTCGTCGTCGGTGAGCGCGACTTGGAGAACGGCGAGTACACCGTGAAGGACATGGCGAGCGGCGACGAGACGACCGTTCCGGTCGAGGAGTTCCCGCCCGAAGGGGGAGAGGAGCTCCCGACCTACGAGGACTACGAGTAG
- a CDS encoding CNNM domain-containing protein — protein sequence MVPPVTAIPPGEIALRVAAGVALILINAYFVAIEFGLTRLRQYPESEMDTPGLRRAWEMTDDLEFYLTTCQVWISGTSIALGIVAEPGIAALFAPLVENTTFASAGAGSLLAFLLINMAHLTHGEQTPTYLGVERSKQVAQYGARPLYWFAWLISPVIKFGDWVAKATLRLFGVEMTGSWTETEGEVLETRTQLRARLGSMMKEVDLPEERREEVLNALDVDELAVREVLTPADEIVSLSTAASVEENLDRIRDTPHSRFPLVGDEMTDFEGIVYAPSIISNFEALRREETTFAELAAPPMAISAMTSVSDAFDQFQAESQELALVIEDGEVVGLITATDAMEAVMGQLEDPLDADNL from the coding sequence ATGGTCCCGCCCGTGACAGCGATTCCTCCCGGCGAGATCGCCCTCCGCGTCGCCGCCGGCGTCGCCCTCATCCTGATCAACGCGTACTTCGTGGCGATCGAGTTCGGGCTGACGCGGCTCCGTCAGTATCCCGAGTCGGAGATGGACACGCCCGGACTGCGGCGCGCCTGGGAGATGACGGACGACCTGGAGTTCTACCTGACGACCTGTCAGGTGTGGATCTCCGGGACCAGCATCGCGCTCGGTATCGTCGCGGAGCCGGGGATCGCGGCGCTGTTCGCCCCGCTCGTCGAGAATACGACGTTCGCGTCCGCCGGCGCGGGCTCGCTGTTGGCGTTCCTGCTCATCAACATGGCCCACCTCACGCACGGCGAGCAGACGCCGACGTACCTCGGCGTCGAACGCTCGAAGCAGGTGGCCCAGTACGGCGCCCGGCCGCTGTACTGGTTCGCGTGGCTCATCTCGCCGGTGATCAAGTTCGGCGACTGGGTCGCGAAGGCGACGCTCCGGCTGTTCGGCGTCGAGATGACCGGCTCGTGGACCGAGACCGAAGGCGAGGTGTTGGAGACCCGCACCCAGCTTCGCGCCCGCCTCGGGTCGATGATGAAAGAGGTCGATCTTCCCGAGGAGCGCCGCGAGGAAGTCCTCAACGCGCTCGACGTCGACGAGCTCGCCGTGCGGGAGGTGCTGACGCCGGCCGACGAGATCGTCTCGCTGTCGACGGCGGCGTCAGTCGAAGAGAATCTCGACCGGATCCGCGACACCCCGCACAGTCGCTTCCCGCTCGTGGGCGACGAGATGACCGACTTCGAGGGGATCGTCTACGCTCCCTCGATCATCTCCAACTTCGAGGCGCTCCGGCGAGAAGAGACGACCTTCGCCGAACTCGCCGCCCCACCGATGGCGATTTCGGCGATGACGAGCGTTAGCGACGCCTTCGACCAGTTCCAGGCGGAGTCGCAGGAGCTCGCACTCGTCATCGAGGACGGCGAGGTGGTCGGGCTGATCACCGCGACCGACGCCATGGAGGCGGTGATGGGACAGCTCGAAGACCCGCTGGACGCGGACAATTTATAA
- a CDS encoding DoxX family protein, which yields MSDDETTEETERIDRGAPSRIGRVLLGVGLAAQASEDFRDMEDTIEYAESAGVPEPDLAAPFASGMMVAAGVGIALWRLPRVATGAAVAFLTVVTATMHDFWNADEDDKSGERLAFFGNLAMLGGALVFLREAFK from the coding sequence ATGAGCGACGACGAAACCACGGAGGAGACGGAGCGGATCGACCGCGGCGCGCCCTCGCGGATCGGCCGCGTCCTGCTCGGAGTCGGCCTCGCCGCGCAGGCCTCGGAGGACTTCCGCGACATGGAGGACACGATCGAGTACGCGGAGTCGGCGGGGGTGCCGGAGCCCGACCTCGCGGCCCCGTTCGCATCCGGGATGATGGTGGCCGCGGGCGTCGGTATCGCCCTCTGGCGGCTCCCGCGAGTCGCGACCGGTGCGGCCGTCGCCTTCCTAACGGTGGTGACGGCGACGATGCACGACTTCTGGAACGCCGACGAGGACGACAAAAGCGGCGAGCGGCTCGCCTTCTTCGGCAACCTCGCGATGTTAGGCGGTGCGCTCGTGTTCCTCCGGGAGGCGTTCAAGTGA
- a CDS encoding DJ-1/PfpI family protein — translation MTGQQILMIVGDFGEDYEIMVPFQALQAVGHEVHAVCPEKEDGETVKTAIHDFRGDQTYLETRGHDFALTHGFDEIDPADYDALVVPGGRAPEYLRGYDEVLDTVRHFFEADKPVASICHGPQILAAAGVLDGYEMTAYPAVRPEVEAAGCSWVDGVTTDGNLVTGQAWPDHPEWIAQFLDLLGTEIEHDAPAATAD, via the coding sequence ATGACAGGACAACAGATACTGATGATCGTCGGCGACTTCGGCGAGGACTACGAGATCATGGTCCCGTTTCAGGCGCTGCAGGCGGTCGGCCACGAGGTCCACGCGGTCTGCCCGGAGAAGGAGGACGGAGAGACGGTCAAGACCGCGATCCACGACTTTCGGGGCGACCAGACGTATCTGGAGACTCGCGGCCACGACTTCGCGCTCACGCACGGGTTCGACGAGATCGACCCGGCCGACTACGACGCGCTCGTCGTTCCCGGCGGACGCGCCCCCGAGTACCTCCGCGGCTACGACGAGGTGCTCGACACAGTGCGGCACTTCTTCGAGGCCGATAAGCCGGTCGCGTCGATCTGTCACGGTCCGCAGATCCTCGCGGCGGCCGGCGTGCTCGACGGCTACGAGATGACGGCGTACCCCGCGGTCAGGCCCGAGGTCGAGGCCGCGGGCTGCTCGTGGGTCGACGGCGTGACCACCGACGGGAACCTCGTCACCGGGCAGGCGTGGCCCGACCACCCCGAGTGGATCGCGCAGTTCCTCGACCTTCTCGGCACCGAGATTGAGCATGACGCGCCCGCCGCGACCGCGGACTGA
- the pdxS gene encoding pyridoxal 5'-phosphate synthase lyase subunit PdxS has product MPEATDLEELKRGTDLVKRGFARMQKGGVIMDVVTREQARIAEDTGAVAVMALEAVPADIRKRGGVARMPDPENVTEIIDEVSIPVMGKSRIGHRKEAEILESLGVDMIDESEVLTPADDEYHTDKRDFASPFVCGARDLPEALRRIREGAAMIRTKGEAGTGDVNQAVKHQRTIKTQIRTLTGLNHEEREKWAREHGAPRDLVHETAEAGRLPVVNFAAGGIATPADAALMMYHGCDGIFVGSGIFGAEDPEAMGTAIVEAVNNWDDPDELADIASGIGKGMKGQSNEDLPDEEKLQGRGV; this is encoded by the coding sequence ATGCCAGAGGCCACGGATCTGGAGGAGCTGAAGCGGGGAACCGACCTGGTCAAGCGCGGCTTCGCGCGGATGCAAAAAGGTGGGGTCATCATGGACGTCGTCACGCGCGAGCAGGCCCGAATCGCGGAGGATACCGGTGCGGTCGCGGTGATGGCGCTCGAGGCCGTCCCGGCCGATATCCGCAAGCGCGGCGGCGTCGCGCGGATGCCCGACCCCGAGAACGTCACCGAGATCATCGACGAAGTGTCGATCCCGGTGATGGGGAAATCCCGGATCGGCCACCGAAAGGAGGCGGAGATCCTGGAGTCGCTCGGCGTCGACATGATCGACGAGTCGGAGGTGCTCACGCCCGCCGACGACGAGTACCACACCGACAAACGCGACTTCGCGTCCCCGTTCGTCTGCGGCGCACGCGACCTCCCCGAGGCGCTCCGGCGCATCCGCGAGGGCGCGGCGATGATCCGGACGAAGGGCGAGGCCGGCACCGGCGACGTGAATCAGGCCGTCAAACACCAGCGCACCATCAAAACTCAGATCCGGACGCTCACCGGCCTCAACCACGAGGAGCGCGAGAAGTGGGCCCGCGAACACGGCGCCCCCCGTGACCTGGTCCACGAGACCGCCGAGGCCGGTCGCCTCCCGGTCGTCAACTTCGCGGCCGGCGGCATCGCGACGCCCGCCGACGCCGCGCTGATGATGTACCACGGCTGTGACGGCATCTTCGTCGGGTCCGGCATTTTCGGCGCGGAGGACCCCGAGGCGATGGGCACGGCGATCGTCGAGGCCGTCAACAACTGGGACGACCCCGACGAGCTCGCCGACATCGCCTCCGGCATCGGCAAGGGGATGAAGGGCCAGTCGAACGAGGACCTGCCCGACGAGGAGAAGCTGCAGGGCCGCGGCGTTTAA
- the mobA gene encoding molybdenum cofactor guanylyltransferase has product MTTGAILAGGRSTRFGDRDKAVAPLAGVPMIRRVADRLAGDDDPVPPGAERAAGGDPVVDEFVINCRPDQREAIGDALDGLPLPLRWAVDDEPDLGPVAGIRNACRAASGEYVAVVACDMPFVDPSFLAGLAADAAGHEAAIARLDDRWLQTTQAVYRAEPMAAACDRALARGDRKVLAPLDDLDCVVVGDAEIRERTTAHTFTNVNTQAELAEAETAIGEALDDADAR; this is encoded by the coding sequence GTGACCACCGGAGCCATCCTCGCCGGGGGGCGCTCGACGCGCTTCGGCGACCGAGACAAGGCCGTCGCCCCGCTTGCGGGGGTTCCGATGATCCGCCGCGTCGCAGACCGACTGGCCGGCGACGACGATCCCGTCCCGCCGGGCGCCGAGCGCGCCGCCGGCGGCGACCCGGTCGTCGACGAATTCGTGATAAATTGTCGGCCCGATCAGCGAGAAGCGATCGGAGACGCGCTCGACGGCCTCCCGCTTCCGCTCCGCTGGGCGGTCGACGACGAGCCCGACCTCGGACCGGTCGCGGGCATTCGGAACGCCTGTCGAGCCGCCTCGGGCGAGTACGTCGCCGTCGTCGCCTGCGACATGCCGTTCGTCGACCCGAGTTTTCTGGCGGGGCTCGCCGCCGACGCCGCGGGCCACGAGGCGGCGATCGCCCGGCTCGACGACCGCTGGCTCCAGACGACACAGGCGGTCTACCGCGCAGAGCCGATGGCGGCCGCCTGCGATCGGGCCCTCGCCCGCGGCGACCGGAAGGTGCTGGCGCCGCTCGACGACCTCGACTGCGTCGTCGTCGGCGACGCGGAGATCCGCGAGCGCACCACGGCACACACGTTCACGAACGTCAACACGCAAGCGGAGCTTGCGGAGGCGGAGACCGCGATCGGGGAGGCGCTCGACGATGCCGACGCCCGGTGA
- a CDS encoding J domain-containing protein: protein MTNRAIVVGMAATFIGLTALLLVAGVVVSPVLLAVAVPFGIVAYFLWYHASGRLRDRVQREAARAGPGERARARQRARAAEHRRSAYRSAGATGDRFGRGAAGNARGRRARSAAGAGGAGGGAGDPRDRAPPTSGMSEREAYETLGLNRTADRETIRSTYRERAKRLHPDGEDGDETAFKELNEAYELLTN, encoded by the coding sequence GTGACAAATCGCGCGATCGTCGTCGGCATGGCAGCGACGTTCATCGGGCTGACGGCCCTGTTGCTGGTCGCCGGAGTCGTCGTCTCCCCCGTCCTGTTGGCGGTCGCCGTTCCGTTCGGTATCGTCGCGTACTTCCTGTGGTATCACGCCAGCGGCCGGCTCCGTGATCGCGTTCAACGCGAGGCCGCGCGAGCGGGACCCGGAGAGCGCGCTCGGGCCCGCCAGCGGGCGAGAGCCGCCGAACACCGCCGGTCGGCGTACCGGTCGGCCGGTGCGACGGGCGATAGATTCGGCCGCGGGGCGGCGGGAAATGCCCGTGGTCGCAGGGCTCGGTCGGCGGCTGGGGCCGGAGGAGCCGGCGGCGGTGCCGGCGACCCCCGCGATCGCGCCCCGCCGACGAGCGGGATGTCCGAACGCGAGGCCTACGAGACGCTCGGGCTCAACCGGACCGCCGATCGAGAGACGATCCGGTCCACCTACCGAGAGCGGGCGAAGCGGCTCCATCCAGACGGGGAGGACGGCGACGAGACGGCGTTCAAGGAGCTGAACGAGGCGTACGAGCTGTTGACGAACTGA